The sequence below is a genomic window from Cicer arietinum cultivar CDC Frontier isolate Library 1 chromosome 6, Cicar.CDCFrontier_v2.0, whole genome shotgun sequence.
TTATTTGCAGTGAACTCCcagtataatttttataataaaataaatttagtttttgattTCACAAATCGTACACAACTTGGTGGCCAAAATGAACCACAAGACTATTAAGATGGAGCAAAACTTATGGAGCGAAACTGAGTCATCAACTAGGGTTTCCCTCACCCTTGCCTTGTTTGACAACCTCTAGACATTCCTTAGCTCGATGAACTTTGGACTGGAGGTAAAAACTCCCATTCTTGGCATTATTCACAAACATTTTTTCATATTTCTGcacaaaaatatatgtaatttaaGACATTATTAAAACAACGGTCTGTGTTTATTTTTaacactaaaatttaaaaatttttgtTTCATTCTTCCCTAACAAAAGTAATTTTTAGTCATCAGTCTCTTATACAAAActaaaacacaatttatttatggttaaatgaataaaaatttgggtgaacaaaaatcaattttagagaaataaaaaaagtatttaaaccCCTAAAACAATAGGTAATAGCCACAGCACAGATAATATACTAACCTTCATTATATCCTCCCAGGGAGTTTCCTCAGTAACACCAAGAATCTGCCGAGCTTCTTGCTCCGTCATTACATTGGTAGCTCTGCGAA
It includes:
- the LOC101494389 gene encoding mitochondrial import inner membrane translocase subunit PAM16 like 2-like, whose amino-acid sequence is MAAKILANLIVMGGGVLIRAVAQAYRQALTNASKNGVAQETMQNTIRRATNVMTEQEARQILGVTEETPWEDIMKKYEKMFVNNAKNGSFYLQSKVHRAKECLEVVKQGKGEGNPS